A single window of Halobacterium jilantaiense DNA harbors:
- a CDS encoding proton-conducting transporter transmembrane domain-containing protein has translation MTGDDSTTTVGPLDAPPRDPARLPLAVTRLVWLLWLGSLVALAAFVRDGAVTAGPFAVDGLTVVLWVAVTFFSGIVHSYARRYLAGDRALGRFFGLTLAFTLAVLVLVAADALLLFVAAWLAMGLSMAALIGHGGADWPQAAAAGRLARRYFLASTALVAVAAAVLAWQTGATTVSGATAAADTLPDPVLLTAAGALLLAAMVQSALVPFQTWLLSSMTAPTPASALMHAGFVNAGGVLLVRFAPVVTADASVLLVVAAVGAVSALTGKLLKSVQVDAKTRLGCSTVGQMGFMLLQVGLGFFAAAVAHLVLHGCYKAYLFLSVGEEVEHTAPADTAHETTGTGPVRAAATVVTGLVGGAVFAGITGKGLHVDAGLLLAGLVVLTTMHATRAALRSTSVPATYRYAAAPLVFLPSVAVYALTYTAVEGLLAGSPVAVAPADLTVVHALIATAFLATYVAIETGAYRVSDRLYVRLVNATQPPTHTLLSPTEDHNEH, from the coding sequence ATGACAGGAGACGACTCGACGACGACTGTCGGACCGCTCGACGCACCACCGCGCGACCCGGCCCGCCTCCCGCTCGCGGTGACGCGGCTCGTCTGGCTGCTCTGGCTCGGCAGCCTCGTCGCGCTCGCCGCGTTCGTCCGGGACGGAGCCGTGACCGCCGGCCCGTTCGCCGTGGACGGCCTGACGGTCGTGCTCTGGGTGGCCGTCACGTTCTTCAGCGGCATCGTGCACAGCTACGCCCGCCGGTACCTCGCCGGTGACCGCGCCCTCGGACGCTTCTTCGGGCTGACGCTCGCGTTCACACTCGCCGTGCTCGTCCTCGTCGCGGCCGACGCACTGCTGCTGTTCGTCGCGGCGTGGCTCGCGATGGGGCTGTCGATGGCGGCCCTCATCGGCCACGGGGGTGCCGACTGGCCCCAGGCTGCGGCCGCCGGCCGCCTCGCCCGCCGGTACTTCCTCGCCAGCACCGCGCTCGTCGCCGTGGCCGCCGCTGTGCTCGCGTGGCAGACCGGTGCGACGACGGTCTCCGGCGCGACCGCGGCCGCCGATACGCTCCCCGACCCTGTCCTCCTGACGGCCGCCGGGGCGCTCCTGCTCGCGGCGATGGTGCAGTCCGCGCTGGTGCCCTTCCAGACGTGGCTGCTGTCCTCGATGACGGCCCCCACCCCAGCGTCCGCGCTGATGCACGCCGGCTTCGTGAACGCCGGCGGCGTGCTCCTCGTCCGGTTCGCGCCGGTCGTCACCGCGGACGCAAGTGTCCTGCTCGTGGTCGCTGCGGTCGGTGCCGTCAGCGCCCTCACCGGGAAGCTCCTGAAGTCCGTGCAGGTCGACGCCAAGACCAGGCTCGGCTGCTCGACGGTCGGCCAGATGGGGTTCATGCTCCTGCAGGTCGGCCTCGGATTCTTCGCCGCCGCCGTCGCCCACCTCGTGCTCCACGGCTGCTACAAGGCCTACCTGTTCCTCTCAGTCGGCGAGGAGGTCGAACACACCGCCCCCGCCGACACCGCGCACGAGACCACTGGCACCGGGCCGGTCCGCGCCGCCGCCACGGTGGTCACCGGCCTCGTCGGTGGTGCCGTCTTCGCCGGTATCACCGGGAAGGGCCTCCACGTGGACGCCGGCCTCCTGCTCGCCGGCCTCGTCGTGCTGACGACGATGCACGCCACCCGCGCGGCGCTCCGCAGCACCAGCGTCCCCGCGACCTACCGGTACGCGGCCGCCCCGCTCGTCTTCCTGCCGAGCGTCGCGGTGTACGCCCTCACCTACACCGCCGTCGAGGGGTTGCTCGCCGGCAGCCCGGTCGCCGTCGCACCGGCCGACCTGACTGTCGTCCACGCCCTCATCGCGACCGCCTTCCTCGCGACGTACGTCGCCATCGAGACCGGCGCGTACCGCGTCAGCGACCGGCTCTACGTGCGCCTCGTCAACGCCACGCAGCCACCGACCCACACCCTGCTGTCTCCCACGGAGGACCACAATGAGCACTGA
- a CDS encoding Lrp/AsnC family transcriptional regulator, with product MDDGTLDDVDRAILYALQADARNASSADIADRAGISDSAVRKRIQRLESDGVVKGYSADVDYDESGYPLRMLLFCTASIPERGDLIEDILDIDGVVSVQELVTGEQNLLVTAVGRSDDDITPVAQALLDMGLTVADEVLVRSHETTPFGRFDTNGANEE from the coding sequence ATGGACGACGGAACGCTCGACGACGTCGACCGCGCCATCCTGTACGCCCTCCAGGCCGACGCGCGTAACGCGTCGTCGGCCGACATCGCCGACCGGGCCGGCATCTCGGACAGCGCCGTCCGGAAGCGAATTCAACGCCTGGAGTCGGACGGCGTCGTGAAGGGGTACAGCGCCGACGTGGACTACGACGAGTCGGGGTATCCGCTCCGGATGCTGTTGTTCTGTACGGCGTCGATCCCCGAACGCGGGGACCTGATCGAGGACATCCTCGACATCGACGGCGTGGTGTCGGTCCAAGAGCTGGTGACCGGCGAGCAGAACCTCCTCGTGACCGCCGTGGGGCGGTCCGACGACGACATCACGCCGGTCGCGCAGGCGCTCCTCGACATGGGATTGACCGTCGCCGACGAGGTGCTCGTGCGCAGCCACGAGACGACGCCGTTCGGGCGCTTCGACACGAACGGCGCGAACGAAGAGTAA
- a CDS encoding sulfatase, producing MASQPNVVVVVADTTRVDDAYDAAVAPTLADLADSGTRATRAFSAAPWTLPSHASMLTGTHTSRHGAHAGHERLDGDLPVLPECFRAAGYDTVCVSSNTWLSVESGFGQGFGEFEQTWQAVQSENALSELVDETEERRLRAVGRRLFDGNPVANAANVLYRLLVRGRSDDGAARATSFVEDLLAGRDGDDPFFLFANYLEPHLEYRPPRRLAEEFLPPTASYEAAMDVPQEPWAYLAGGVSLSESDLAMLRGLYRAEIAYVDEQLAALREALRAAGELANTVFVVTADHGENIGDHGLMDHQYCLYDSLVHVPLVFSGGSFEGGGDLTELVSLVDLAPTLLDAAGIDAPAARESFQGVSVHPDADTEPREFVVSEYAEPQPSMAALERNLGRVPDDLRVHDRSLRAVRTDAHKLVWGSDGSRALYDLDADPGETTDVAVDRPAVVDDLTATLDDWLASFEHADADGPVTISGDRKDRLEQLGYLQ from the coding sequence ATGGCTTCACAGCCGAACGTCGTCGTCGTGGTCGCCGACACGACCCGGGTCGACGACGCCTACGACGCAGCGGTCGCCCCGACACTCGCGGACCTCGCCGACTCGGGGACGCGGGCGACGCGAGCGTTCTCCGCGGCACCCTGGACGCTCCCCTCGCACGCGTCGATGCTCACTGGCACGCACACGTCCCGGCACGGCGCGCACGCGGGCCACGAACGCCTCGACGGCGACCTCCCGGTGCTCCCGGAGTGTTTCCGGGCCGCCGGCTACGACACCGTCTGCGTGTCGAGCAACACGTGGCTGAGCGTCGAATCGGGCTTCGGCCAGGGGTTCGGCGAGTTCGAGCAGACCTGGCAGGCCGTCCAGTCGGAGAACGCGCTCAGCGAACTCGTCGACGAGACCGAAGAGCGCCGGCTCCGGGCTGTCGGCCGGCGGCTCTTCGACGGCAACCCCGTGGCGAACGCGGCGAACGTCCTCTACCGGCTGCTCGTGCGCGGGCGGTCGGACGACGGCGCGGCGCGCGCCACGTCGTTCGTCGAGGACTTGCTCGCCGGCCGGGACGGCGACGACCCCTTCTTCCTGTTCGCGAACTACCTCGAACCGCACCTGGAGTACCGGCCGCCGCGCCGGCTCGCCGAGGAGTTCCTGCCGCCGACGGCGTCCTACGAGGCGGCGATGGACGTGCCCCAGGAACCCTGGGCGTACCTGGCCGGCGGCGTCTCGCTCTCGGAGTCGGACCTGGCGATGCTGCGCGGGCTCTACCGGGCCGAAATCGCGTACGTCGACGAACAGCTCGCGGCGCTCAGGGAGGCACTGCGGGCGGCCGGCGAGCTGGCGAACACGGTGTTCGTGGTGACGGCCGACCACGGGGAGAACATCGGCGACCACGGGCTGATGGACCACCAGTACTGCCTCTACGACTCGCTGGTCCACGTCCCGCTCGTGTTCTCCGGCGGCAGTTTCGAGGGCGGCGGCGACCTGACGGAGCTCGTGAGCCTCGTCGACCTCGCGCCGACGCTGCTCGACGCGGCCGGCATCGACGCGCCCGCGGCCCGCGAGTCGTTCCAAGGCGTCTCCGTCCACCCGGACGCGGACACCGAACCGAGGGAGTTCGTGGTGAGCGAGTACGCCGAGCCGCAGCCGTCGATGGCCGCGCTCGAACGCAATCTCGGGCGTGTGCCTGACGACCTCCGCGTCCACGACCGGTCGCTGCGCGCGGTCCGGACGGACGCCCACAAACTCGTCTGGGGGTCAGACGGCTCGCGAGCGCTCTACGACCTGGACGCCGACCCGGGTGAGACGACGGACGTGGCTGTCGACCGGCCGGCGGTCGTCGACGACCTGACGGCGACCCTCGACGACTGGCTGGCGTCCTTCGAGCACGCGGACGCCGACGGGCCGGTGACCATCTCCGGGGACCGCAAGGACCGGCTGGAACAGCTCGGGTACCTCCAGTAG
- a CDS encoding PGF-pre-PGF domain-containing protein yields MGLGHGQVEYFDVTTGSTIAGGDPFEYYVNSPNASYIVIDENGNGAFDSGEPYITETGTGGTSGSFPGSKTDGLLEQPDNSYDVYALDKGKVGDISSVSSLSGGGNDEVFIDGSAPYVSDVSVTNPSGQDVGVSVTTNEQLNGTTVDLSGPESATVDLSDFAEANNSGTYTYTYTYVGGSDGDYTAEVTSATDSVGNDAANNQSSGLTDSVSVDTTPPGITGVEAEVGNDTVLVSFNESVEATDGTGLTAANFTYGDAASGGASAVSSVSHTADSATATLTLDADVTRTDLGNDTVAAGLDEVSDGAGNTAPTDSVPLADTEPPSAPTGATAGVINATTDGNYNLTVDLPDDHEAGTLTVALSNGATVTDSQYVPSEDDGDSNPDQVAFTGLDVSSLDDGTVTVDATLEDDGGNAATGTGLASPAKDADRPGVASATITNATIGTEDAGVEQTVTVDFDEDVQTTAPNVTVVGLNRTYDVSSGSFTDATTWTGTVTIRDDNEAATATIRVENATDTAGNVQTPNPDESNSFDVDTRGPVAPTDVFAGNVTASNATSYEATVDLVSGSQADTVEVRVSDGTSSVRQTASTGGSDRVTVTGIDVSSLNESQLTVSAQALDGGFANAEGFVEPVDVTKDTVLPSVSSVTVGDGTIDDADAGTSQSVTVEFDEPVDQGAEPTVTLTGLAQGDTSVSGSFVGPQTWSGSVTVDDNDEEADATVAVSGAADLVGNTQDPDPDTSGSVTVDTSTPAVSNLAATHTGGGTVEVSFEVNQTLTTASATLETPTGTATLTPTTADASAPYVYTATYTGDDGDYTATLDVAEDDAGNDGGDGQTANVTVDTTAPTFGPGAPTGPEASSQPELTLDVSDATRDVNASSIEVTVEDAGGVVLDAATTDATGISYSGTTLTVNTSDAGVPLADGSVDVTVSAADTVDNRNQTSFSFTVDTTAPTFTNLAPEGTTVTDDQRTVSVDVTDATVGVDSSSLIVSVSNSTETVLSNARTTTDGVAFDGTTLTIDPAGDSVPALPNGSVDVAVSATDSVGNSDSTTVSFTVDTPPAISGFSAVDTAGDRNATVSFDSSDDLTAVDVAVSGAESASLSLADFSKTATAGGFEYAATYEGSTDGTYDFTLQTASDGVTDAASEQTASALVDEAAPDVTVTTPNGGELYAGDDTVTIEWTATDNVTVTDDVQIEYSADGGSTWTPIASGLANDGSYDWTAPTDDTTAALVRVTASDSSSNEGVDASDAAFEVDSTAPAVQSFAVSNPDGQAVTVTVETDEPLDAASVAVSGATTRTLTRSAFTETGSGPYTYEATFDDGTNGTYDATLDTAADAAGNDGAGAESDSVEVDTVTPTISNVSVTNPSAQTVNVSFDASERLASTAVELETPTGTTTLSSLTETGSGPYTYYATYDENADGWYDATLTVADDGLGNDGATGQTDSAEVDTTPPTVSNYSVTNPDGQQVRVEFDADEPIDEVAVDFTGPETASVSTDNPTTTTDGSYVVTYAANADGQYSATLASALDADGNDGGGASGTVEVATAAPIISGFSATNPEAQNVTVSFGSDEPLDAISVDISGAETATLTESNFTQSGETYTATYVGSSNGTYTAVLQTAKNGTDDGASGETNSVTVGTTDDSPTASFVSGFSATSGDGQSVRVSFDSSVTLTDIGVAVTGADTATLTTNDFTESNGTYTATVAVDADGEYTATLFAATDGSGTDGADGQSATATVDTTQSESGDGGAGSGGGATRSSSSVSAPVPDGPSVSVTTTGTVSAAAAVENADAGSELSVPFGNATRGPVSVASLAVTTSTSMDYSLSVASSADPAPGAPSFDGRAVGHVEVTHSFDDADVSGATMTVAVSADRFADTGVDPESAAVYRYHDGDWARLATTVVERTADSVVLEADTPGFSSFAVGVRDADAVRVSGASVTASTATVGDAVPVSVTVDSNVDWQTDVTVAVTANGSTATTRRVTVPPRASVTVAVDVAFDTPGDYRLSVGDTSAGTLAVRAPSEDAPSRQTTTDRSPTSTDGPASTRDASTTATTTTSSTATPTATSDAGESSGGSAPGPGPAGALLAVLVAALAALRAA; encoded by the coding sequence GTGGGACTTGGGCACGGGCAGGTCGAATACTTCGACGTCACAACGGGGTCGACAATTGCTGGCGGTGACCCCTTCGAGTACTACGTGAATTCCCCGAACGCGTCCTACATCGTTATCGACGAGAACGGGAACGGAGCGTTCGACAGCGGGGAACCGTACATCACGGAAACCGGAACCGGCGGAACGAGTGGGTCGTTCCCCGGAAGCAAAACGGACGGCTTGCTGGAGCAACCGGACAACTCGTACGACGTTTACGCACTCGACAAGGGGAAGGTGGGGGACATCTCGTCGGTGTCGTCGCTTAGCGGTGGCGGCAACGACGAGGTGTTTATCGACGGGAGCGCGCCGTACGTCTCCGACGTCTCCGTCACCAACCCCTCCGGGCAGGACGTGGGCGTCTCGGTCACTACGAACGAACAGCTGAACGGGACGACCGTCGACCTCTCGGGGCCGGAGTCGGCGACGGTCGACCTGAGTGACTTCGCCGAGGCGAACAACAGCGGCACGTACACCTACACGTACACGTACGTGGGGGGCAGCGACGGCGACTACACCGCCGAGGTGACGAGCGCGACCGACAGCGTCGGGAACGACGCCGCGAACAACCAGTCCAGTGGGCTCACGGACTCGGTGTCCGTCGACACGACGCCACCGGGTATTACTGGCGTCGAGGCGGAGGTCGGGAACGACACGGTGCTGGTGTCGTTCAACGAGAGCGTGGAGGCGACAGACGGGACCGGGCTCACCGCCGCGAACTTCACGTACGGCGACGCGGCCAGTGGGGGTGCGTCAGCGGTGTCGTCGGTGAGCCACACCGCCGACTCGGCCACGGCGACGCTGACGCTGGATGCCGACGTGACGCGGACTGACCTCGGGAACGACACGGTGGCGGCCGGCCTGGACGAGGTCTCGGACGGTGCCGGGAACACCGCGCCGACCGACAGCGTGCCGCTGGCCGACACCGAGCCACCGAGCGCGCCGACCGGCGCGACGGCGGGCGTCATCAACGCGACCACCGACGGGAACTACAACCTCACCGTCGACCTGCCCGACGACCACGAGGCGGGGACGCTCACGGTCGCGCTGTCGAACGGTGCGACGGTGACCGACAGCCAGTACGTCCCCAGCGAGGACGACGGCGACAGCAATCCCGACCAGGTGGCGTTCACTGGGCTGGACGTCTCGTCGCTCGACGACGGCACCGTGACCGTGGACGCGACCCTCGAAGACGACGGCGGGAACGCGGCGACGGGCACGGGGCTCGCGTCTCCGGCGAAAGACGCCGACCGGCCGGGCGTCGCGAGTGCGACCATCACGAACGCGACCATCGGGACCGAGGACGCCGGCGTCGAGCAGACGGTCACCGTCGACTTCGACGAGGACGTGCAGACGACCGCGCCGAACGTGACCGTCGTCGGGCTGAACCGGACGTACGACGTGTCGAGCGGGAGCTTCACCGACGCCACGACGTGGACGGGAACGGTCACTATTCGGGACGACAACGAGGCCGCGACCGCGACTATCCGGGTGGAGAACGCGACGGATACGGCGGGGAACGTCCAGACACCGAACCCGGACGAGTCGAACAGCTTCGACGTGGACACGCGCGGCCCGGTCGCGCCGACGGACGTGTTCGCGGGGAACGTCACCGCGAGCAACGCCACGAGCTACGAGGCCACCGTCGACCTCGTTTCGGGCTCGCAGGCCGACACGGTCGAAGTCCGGGTCTCGGACGGGACCAGCAGCGTCCGCCAGACCGCGTCGACCGGCGGTAGCGACCGCGTCACGGTCACCGGCATCGACGTGTCGTCGTTGAACGAGAGTCAGCTGACCGTGTCCGCGCAGGCTCTGGACGGCGGTTTCGCGAACGCCGAGGGGTTCGTCGAGCCGGTGGACGTGACGAAGGACACGGTGTTGCCGTCGGTCTCGTCGGTGACCGTCGGCGACGGCACCATCGACGACGCGGACGCCGGCACGAGTCAGTCCGTGACCGTGGAATTCGACGAGCCGGTCGACCAGGGAGCCGAGCCGACGGTCACGCTGACCGGGCTCGCGCAGGGCGACACGTCGGTCTCCGGGAGCTTCGTCGGGCCGCAGACGTGGTCGGGCAGCGTGACAGTCGACGACAACGACGAGGAGGCCGACGCGACCGTCGCGGTGTCGGGAGCCGCCGACCTCGTCGGGAACACGCAGGACCCCGACCCGGACACGTCGGGGTCGGTCACGGTCGACACCTCGACGCCAGCCGTTTCGAACCTCGCTGCGACCCACACCGGCGGCGGTACCGTCGAGGTGTCCTTCGAGGTGAACCAGACGTTGACGACGGCGTCAGCCACGCTGGAGACGCCGACGGGGACGGCGACGCTCACGCCGACGACGGCCGACGCGAGCGCGCCGTACGTCTACACCGCGACGTACACCGGCGACGACGGTGACTACACCGCGACACTCGACGTCGCCGAAGACGACGCCGGGAACGACGGGGGTGACGGTCAGACCGCCAACGTGACCGTGGACACGACCGCGCCGACGTTCGGGCCGGGTGCGCCCACTGGCCCCGAGGCGTCCAGCCAGCCCGAGCTCACTCTCGACGTGTCGGACGCGACCCGTGACGTGAACGCGTCCAGCATCGAGGTGACAGTCGAGGACGCCGGCGGCGTCGTGCTCGACGCTGCGACGACGGACGCCACGGGCATCTCCTACAGCGGCACGACGCTGACGGTGAACACGAGCGACGCCGGCGTGCCGCTGGCCGACGGGTCGGTGGACGTGACCGTCTCGGCGGCCGACACCGTCGACAACCGGAACCAGACGTCGTTCTCGTTCACCGTCGACACGACGGCACCGACGTTCACGAACCTCGCGCCCGAGGGAACCACGGTGACTGACGACCAGCGGACCGTGTCCGTCGACGTGACGGACGCGACTGTCGGGGTCGACAGTTCGTCGCTGATAGTGTCGGTATCGAACAGCACCGAGACCGTTCTCTCGAACGCGCGAACGACCACCGACGGCGTCGCTTTCGACGGCACGACACTCACCATCGACCCGGCCGGGGACAGCGTCCCGGCGCTCCCGAACGGCTCTGTGGACGTGGCCGTCTCTGCGACCGACAGCGTGGGGAACAGCGACAGCACGACGGTCTCGTTCACTGTCGACACCCCGCCAGCGATTTCGGGGTTCTCGGCGGTCGACACCGCCGGAGACCGGAACGCGACGGTTTCGTTCGACTCCAGCGACGACCTGACGGCCGTCGACGTGGCGGTCTCGGGCGCGGAGTCGGCGTCGCTGTCGCTCGCGGACTTCTCGAAGACGGCGACCGCGGGCGGCTTCGAATACGCCGCGACCTACGAGGGGAGCACGGACGGCACCTACGACTTCACGCTCCAGACGGCGAGCGACGGCGTGACCGACGCGGCCAGCGAGCAGACCGCGTCGGCACTCGTCGACGAGGCCGCGCCCGACGTGACGGTGACGACACCGAACGGCGGCGAGCTGTACGCTGGCGACGACACTGTTACTATCGAGTGGACTGCCACGGACAACGTCACGGTCACCGACGACGTCCAAATCGAGTACTCTGCCGACGGTGGGAGTACGTGGACGCCGATTGCGAGCGGGCTGGCGAACGACGGTAGCTACGACTGGACGGCACCCACCGACGACACGACGGCCGCGCTCGTGCGCGTGACCGCCAGCGACAGCAGTTCGAACGAGGGGGTCGACGCGAGCGACGCCGCCTTCGAGGTCGACTCGACGGCTCCCGCCGTGCAGTCGTTCGCCGTCTCGAACCCGGACGGACAGGCCGTCACCGTCACCGTCGAGACGGACGAGCCCCTCGACGCGGCGTCGGTCGCCGTCTCCGGCGCGACGACCCGGACGCTCACGCGGTCGGCGTTCACCGAGACCGGGTCGGGGCCGTACACCTACGAGGCGACGTTCGACGACGGCACCAACGGCACCTACGACGCGACCCTCGACACCGCTGCGGACGCCGCGGGGAACGACGGCGCTGGTGCCGAGAGCGACAGCGTCGAGGTGGACACGGTGACGCCGACCATCTCGAACGTGTCGGTGACGAACCCGAGCGCGCAGACGGTGAACGTGAGCTTCGACGCGAGCGAGCGTCTCGCGTCGACGGCGGTCGAGCTGGAGACGCCGACGGGAACGACGACGCTCTCCTCTCTCACCGAGACGGGGTCGGGGCCGTACACCTACTACGCGACCTACGACGAGAACGCCGACGGCTGGTACGACGCCACGCTGACTGTGGCCGACGACGGCCTCGGGAACGACGGCGCGACCGGGCAGACCGACAGCGCCGAAGTCGACACGACGCCGCCCACCGTCTCGAACTACTCGGTGACGAATCCGGACGGCCAGCAGGTCCGCGTCGAGTTCGACGCCGACGAACCGATCGACGAGGTCGCCGTCGACTTCACTGGGCCGGAGACGGCGAGCGTCAGCACCGACAATCCGACGACGACGACCGACGGCTCGTACGTCGTGACGTACGCCGCGAACGCCGACGGCCAGTACTCGGCGACACTGGCGAGCGCGCTCGACGCCGACGGGAACGACGGCGGTGGCGCGTCGGGAACGGTCGAAGTGGCGACTGCTGCGCCCATCATCTCCGGGTTCAGCGCGACGAACCCGGAGGCACAGAACGTCACGGTGTCGTTCGGTAGCGACGAACCGCTCGACGCCATCTCGGTCGACATCTCGGGAGCCGAAACGGCGACGCTCACGGAGTCGAACTTCACGCAGTCCGGGGAGACGTACACGGCGACCTACGTCGGGTCGTCGAACGGCACGTACACCGCGGTCCTCCAGACCGCGAAGAACGGCACCGACGACGGTGCGAGCGGCGAGACGAACAGCGTCACCGTCGGCACCACTGACGACTCGCCGACGGCTTCGTTCGTCTCCGGGTTCTCGGCGACGAGCGGTGACGGGCAGTCCGTGCGAGTCTCCTTCGACAGTTCGGTGACGCTGACGGACATCGGCGTCGCGGTCACCGGTGCGGACACGGCGACGCTGACGACGAACGACTTCACGGAGTCCAACGGTACCTACACGGCGACGGTCGCGGTCGACGCGGACGGCGAGTACACCGCCACGCTGTTCGCCGCGACCGACGGCAGCGGCACCGACGGTGCCGACGGGCAGTCGGCGACCGCGACCGTCGACACCACGCAGTCCGAGTCGGGCGACGGCGGCGCGGGCAGTGGTGGCGGCGCGACGCGCTCGTCGAGTTCCGTGTCGGCCCCGGTCCCAGACGGTCCGTCGGTGTCCGTCACGACGACCGGCACCGTGTCGGCCGCTGCCGCCGTCGAGAACGCGGACGCGGGCAGCGAACTCTCGGTCCCGTTCGGGAACGCCACGCGTGGGCCGGTGAGCGTCGCGTCGCTGGCCGTGACCACGAGCACGTCCATGGACTACTCGCTGTCGGTGGCGTCGTCGGCGGACCCGGCACCGGGCGCGCCGTCGTTCGACGGTCGGGCCGTCGGGCACGTCGAGGTGACACACTCGTTCGACGACGCCGACGTGTCTGGCGCGACGATGACGGTCGCGGTGTCGGCCGACCGGTTCGCGGACACCGGAGTCGACCCCGAGTCGGCGGCGGTCTACCGGTACCACGACGGCGACTGGGCGCGCCTCGCCACCACCGTCGTCGAGCGCACGGCCGACAGTGTCGTCCTCGAAGCGGACACGCCCGGGTTCTCCTCGTTCGCCGTCGGCGTGCGTGACGCCGATGCGGTGCGGGTGTCGGGCGCGAGCGTCACCGCGTCGACAGCCACGGTCGGCGACGCCGTTCCGGTGTCCGTGACCGTCGACAGCAATGTCGACTGGCAGACGGACGTGACGGTGGCAGTGACCGCCAACGGGTCGACGGCGACGACGCGGCGCGTCACTGTTCCCCCGCGTGCGTCGGTGACGGTCGCGGTCGACGTGGCCTTCGACACGCCCGGAGACTACCGGCTGTCCGTCGGTGACACGTCGGCCGGCACGCTCGCCGTGCGCGCGCCCAGCGAGGACGCTCCGAGTCGACAGACGACCACCGACCGCTCGCCGACGAGCACCGACGGCCCGGCGTCCACGCGGGACGCGTCGACCACTGCTACCACCACGACCTCGTCCACTGCGACGCCGACAGCGACCTCCGACGCTGGCGAGTCCTCGGGTGGCTCCGCGCCCGGGCCGGGACCGGCCGGCGCACTACTCGCCGTGCTCGTCGCGGCACTCGCCGCACTGCGCGCGGCGTGA
- a CDS encoding HAD family hydrolase, which translates to MTYDTVVFDNDGVLVGRTRYDVLERATEETFNRFDVEDPDPEDVEAMTIGATPKTVGDVCSRYGISPKDFWPERDKALTEAQRDEVREGRKTLYDDLDTLETLDVNMGIVSSNQQATVDFVLDHFGVRDLFGTAYGREPTIQSLERRKPNSHYIDRALADLDADTALFVGDNESDIRAAENAGIDSAFIRRPHRESWELNVWPTWDIDCLSDLHDICE; encoded by the coding sequence ATGACCTACGACACCGTCGTGTTCGACAACGACGGGGTCCTCGTTGGCCGCACCCGGTACGACGTACTGGAGCGGGCCACCGAGGAGACGTTCAACCGGTTCGACGTAGAAGACCCCGACCCAGAAGACGTCGAGGCGATGACCATCGGTGCGACCCCCAAGACCGTGGGAGACGTCTGCAGCCGGTACGGCATCTCCCCGAAGGACTTCTGGCCGGAGCGCGACAAGGCGCTCACGGAAGCCCAGCGAGACGAAGTCCGGGAGGGTCGCAAGACCCTCTACGACGACCTCGACACGCTGGAGACCCTCGACGTGAACATGGGCATCGTGTCCTCGAACCAGCAGGCCACCGTGGACTTCGTCCTCGACCACTTCGGCGTCCGAGACCTCTTCGGCACCGCGTACGGCCGCGAGCCGACGATTCAGAGCCTCGAGCGACGGAAGCCGAACTCCCACTACATCGACCGCGCGCTCGCGGACCTCGACGCCGACACCGCGCTGTTCGTCGGCGACAACGAGAGCGACATCCGCGCCGCCGAGAACGCCGGCATCGACTCGGCGTTCATCCGGCGACCCCACCGCGAGAGCTGGGAACTGAACGTCTGGCCGACCTGGGACATCGACTGCCTCAGCGACCTGCACGATATCTGCGAGTAA